AGCGCGTTCAGTCGTTGTCGCACATCGGGGCTGATTCGGACTGCGTCATACAGTGCCCAAGGACGCGGACCCACAAAGCTCATCTCTCCGCGCAACACATTAAACAGTTGAGGGAGTTCGTCCAAGCTGTACTTGCGTAACCAGCGACCATTGGGAGTAATGCGGGGATCATTCTCATGTTTGTGCAAGCCTTGCTGATTACCCATAACTTGGTGGTGCAGTTCTTCTGCGTTCACAATCATGGTGCGGAACTTATAAATCCGGAACAGACGGCCTCGTTCGCCCACACGCCACTGACAGAAGAGGATGGGACCAGGTGATTGTAGGTGTATCACTAAGGCGATCGCCAGAAATACAGGGCTCAGGAGCAAGATGGCGATCGCAGCAGCGACTCGATCTAGCAGGCGCTTGATCCACCAACTGCCACCAGATTGCTTCTTCGGGAGTTCTGGGGTGTTAGGAATGGTGAGAAATAAGGATTTACCTGCTTGCGCGGAGGCATCAGCCCAATACCGGAGCTTTTCTTCTCCTACATCCGGAGCGAGGCTGATCAGGCGAACGGGCGATCGCTTTAGGCAAGCCACCAGCCAACGTTGGCTATCGAGAGAAGGTAGATGCAGTCTGTCGTTGGTGTGAGCGAGGCGAACCAAGAGCTGTTTCTGTCGCCATTTCAGTTCGTATTTAAATGGGTGCTCGCTTTTAGGAAGAGGTTTAAGAGCAGAATCTTTGGGGATTGAAAGTAGGTTCATAGCGATTCAGAGGGATAGGTGATACTGAATGGGGGGTCAGTCGGTAATCAGTTTCGACATCTGAAGTTGAAGACTTCAATCCAGGGAAAACCGAGATGGCTAGGCAGACCTAGAGTAGGGTAGATAACTGCTGGCTGAGATTTCAGCGCCATTGGCAATCACACCAATTACGTTGAGTTTGTGCAGCATATTGGTGGCTTGAGTAAGCTCGCTGCGAGTGACTTGGCCCATACGACCCACCATTAACACTCCATTGCAGAAGGAGGCCGTGAGGATAGCATCTACGATCCCCAAAACGGGCGGTGCATCGAGTAACACTAGATCGTAAGATTCCTCAAAGGTAGAAATCAGTTCTGCCATCCGCTGAGAACTCAGAAGCTTGGCAGGATCGGTAGGAGTGGGGCCAGCGGTCAAGATCGAGATATTGCTGTAGGCGATCGCGGGTTGAATATAACTGTGCTCCTCGGTAATAGGGCGATCGCTGGCTAACAGAGTAGAAAGTCCCTGTTCATTGGGTAGGTTGAGCTGTTTATGCAAACTTGGACGACGCAAATCTGCATCAATCAGGAGCACCCGCTGGTGTAAACGCGCCGCACTCATCGCCAAGCCTAGCGCCAAAGTTGATTTGCCTTCGCCTGCTAAGGCAGAGGTAACCACCAGAGATTTGAAGGGGAAGGTGGAATTGAGGAGCTGAAT
The window above is part of the Trichocoleus desertorum ATA4-8-CV12 genome. Proteins encoded here:
- a CDS encoding sugar transferase translates to MNLLSIPKDSALKPLPKSEHPFKYELKWRQKQLLVRLAHTNDRLHLPSLDSQRWLVACLKRSPVRLISLAPDVGEEKLRYWADASAQAGKSLFLTIPNTPELPKKQSGGSWWIKRLLDRVAAAIAILLLSPVFLAIALVIHLQSPGPILFCQWRVGERGRLFRIYKFRTMIVNAEELHHQVMGNQQGLHKHENDPRITPNGRWLRKYSLDELPQLFNVLRGEMSFVGPRPWALYDAVRISPDVRQRLNALPGITGAWQVMARSNLRDIDMVNRSDLKYLRHWSLWKDLKILLLTVPKVLSGFGAY